The Drosophila sulfurigaster albostrigata strain 15112-1811.04 chromosome 3, ASM2355843v2, whole genome shotgun sequence genomic sequence GTTGGCATCGAAAACGCGAGCACAACACCGAAcagaaggaggaggaagaaCACGTCGTCGCTGAGGTGGAGTCATAAACTACAGATGATTTATTAGCCACGTACTTAAAGAGAGTTAATCACTGTAACGCGTGTACTTATCACAACGTGCAAATATCAATAGAGCAATCTATGAACAGTTATATTTAAGCCCTACTTCATGTCCAGAAGGAAACTGTTGACTCACATAAACAGCTGCTGTATTTCTTCGCCTAATCGCTAATCAAACGCTTAATTCATCGTTAAATAATTGATGTTATAAATTAAGTAGTTTTATGGCCCACTGGCGAGTTCAATTGAAATACTCGTACGCGTATAACCGATAAGATTTACAATACACATATTGAAAATGATAACCTATTAAGtgaccaacagcaacaataaaccCAAAACACTTTTATTTGCGATCTCAGTTTATATTCATAAGGTAATTAAgtagcaaatttaaaataaataaacacaattttagtattatcaaatttgtttcaatttcacttCTTTCTATGGGATGAGGAAGCTATCGTCACGGTTGATTGCGAATAATCTTTAAGCTCATTTcactaaaaatttaatttattaccaAACACTCGACTACGAGCTACCctatcaaatataatttattctgTAGTAGGTGAACAAAAAACATTGTCCAGCACTTATGTCAAACCTTACCATAAATCAGGTTTTATCATCTGCCGAAATAGCTCAGTTGGGAGAGCGTTAGACTGAAGATCTAAAGGTCCCCGGTTCAATCCCGGGTTTCGGCATatcacttttttaaaattttttaaatatgatttttattatttttagagtGTGATTTTATGGGGCACCAAGTTTACATAGTTTGATTTgtcatgcatatttttatgtgattacagtacataaaatatattttagtggTCAGATCGTTAAAAATAGTGTAAGAGCTAATTCCCAGCCGCAGTTGTGGCAAGCAACAAGCCTCtctttgcaaaatatttgggCTTGGTTTCCGCATTTTTTCTAAGAATTTATAATACTCTATTTTCGATTTAcccaataaaaatgtttacgaGATTAGAAGTGATAAATGATGTACTATTTAAACTCTTGTTACATATCTTTTTGTGTGCCGCAGAATTGTGCGGAAAATGTACAGAATTCGATTTCGCTAATTTGCTGCAATAAAAGCGGAAAATTAATTGCAGCATTGAGCACAATGGCAAGCGCAATGCAATGAACTGTAACAAACTTAATAGCAAATAAAGTGAAGAGCGAattgcacacaaaaacaaataacaaacaaataagtaATGGGCAAagataaataagcaaaaaaaaaaaaaaaaaaaaaaagaaatgcaatgGGAATGGAATTGGGATTGAGATTGTAAGCGGGATTGGGATTGAGAAAGGGGCTTATCTCTCAATGTAGATATCAAACAAGCGCCGACTAATTGACAGTTCTCTCTcagcttataaatatttatgaatacgcatatatatttctttattaaaatgaattgatagccattcttttatatttattctaaGACTGCTTTGGCCGTATCAGCATTTGCACAGACTTGAGAGACTGGTAGCTATACCAACGTTCCCAAAAGATACCTTGCGCATCATCGGTTTGTCTCTTAAAATACTTTCCATTGAGGTTGCTAAAAGTAGATCaaatttataatcaaattgtttattttactttctttGGCTTACCTTCGGGAGCAGAAGTCATACCACCAGGCACCATGGTGACGTTCAGCGCAATTCATGTGAGTAAACTCGTCGTGGTCCCTATCATAAGTcgagaatttcattttatcaTGAGTTCGCAATGCATCGCTGGCGTCGCCATGATAATGACCTAGCAATTTCAACTCGTAGCCCTCCGCCTCGCTTCCGATTACGAAGTCCTCATATAGCGCATATCGGTTGGTGCCATTAAAAAGTTTCAACGAGACGTAAAGCTCGTGGGGTTGAAATGTTGTCAGTCTATGCAGCTTCTCCAGACCAATAAAAAACTCGCCAGTTAGTTTGCCAAATCCTTTGCGATACTCATCCCAGTTGCGATAAAAGTCCACAGATCCATCCAATCGTCGCTGTATAACCGTCCAGCCAGCTCCAGCTACAGTAGAACCATCGCATGGCACTAGAAACGGTCGAAAATCGGGCAATTGTATCAAGTGTATCCCAAATGTCTTTCCGTGCGGTAAACAACTGTCGGTTGCCGCCTCCCAATCGGCCAGTAAATCATCTTTTCTTTCCTTAAGCCTTGCCTCCAAGTAGAGAACTCTTTGCTTAAGATCtcttattgttgctgtgttggTTGCATTTagctttttatatatactcaTGAAATGTTGCTTGCGTTTCAGTCTCGTCTCAATAATACTTGAATTTATCCTTAAATTCTTGATGAGTGCAtccttttcatttaaaatggtAGCGAAAGAAACATTTTGAGCATTGCAAGCATCTGACAGTTCCTGATACTTTTTCATGTGATCCTCTTCAGTTTTATTCAGCGATTGCAATTGATCAATTTCGTGCTCTTTCTCATTTATAGCCACTGCATTTTCTGCCAATTTGGTCATGTAAACATCCAAGAGGTCGTTGAGATCATCTTTAGTGATGCTGATTGTCTTGCGTTgctcaatttgaaattcagcCAACTTGGGCTTCGGTGTCACCGTCTGATTAAAACTTGCAAGAGCTGTTGTGTTTTggcaattgtttgttttatttttcgtatCTATAACACAATCTTTAACTGGATCCTTTTTCTTCACACTAGAAACGGCTGCCTTGCCTTGCAAAGTCCATGGAATAACTAACAGCAGCATTATCATAATGAAAAAGCTTTCCTtttccatatttatttatacaacttTCACGAACGAATTAAATCACTGGCAGTTTGAAGCGATACTAAACTACGAGCTTTAAACAAATGCACTTTTTATAGCATTCATTATTCAGGAAGTGCAGTTGAGCTTAGCGCTGGCACTTGAATGATAAGGAGTTAGCAAGCAATAGTGACACGTGCACTTGAGATTTTGATTCAGATTCAGTTGCTATAAACTTTAAGGCCGTAAGTAATTATACGTAATGAATACATAGCTACTTTATACATAATGGCCAACGGCAGTAGACAAGAATCTGTAACTGGATAATGAagaatg encodes the following:
- the LOC133845163 gene encoding fibrinogen-like protein 1; the encoded protein is MEKESFFIMIMLLLVIPWTLQGKAAVSSVKKKDPVKDCVIDTKNKTNNCQNTTALASFNQTVTPKPKLAEFQIEQRKTISITKDDLNDLLDVYMTKLAENAVAINEKEHEIDQLQSLNKTEEDHMKKYQELSDACNAQNVSFATILNEKDALIKNLRINSSIIETRLKRKQHFMSIYKKLNATNTATIRDLKQRVLYLEARLKERKDDLLADWEAATDSCLPHGKTFGIHLIQLPDFRPFLVPCDGSTVAGAGWTVIQRRLDGSVDFYRNWDEYRKGFGKLTGEFFIGLEKLHRLTTFQPHELYVSLKLFNGTNRYALYEDFVIGSEAEGYELKLLGHYHGDASDALRTHDKMKFSTYDRDHDEFTHMNCAERHHGAWWYDFCSRSNLNGKYFKRQTDDAQGIFWERWYSYQSLKSVQMLIRPKQS